The following are encoded in a window of Roseisolibacter agri genomic DNA:
- a CDS encoding GNAT family N-acetyltransferase gives MPHVRPAAPADCAAVAAIALEVHALHHAAHPDLFQPPSPAVATAESMAHLLAQPGHLLLVAVDDADAVVGYAHAETQVTPASPYKRAAALLHVHAMAVAGSHRGRGIGHALLAAVREAATARGCDGVSLEVYAFNAAARAFYEREGFLGLRERMELRP, from the coding sequence ATGCCGCACGTCCGCCCCGCTGCCCCCGCCGACTGCGCGGCGGTAGCCGCGATCGCGCTCGAGGTGCACGCGCTCCACCACGCCGCGCACCCCGACCTCTTCCAGCCGCCGTCGCCCGCCGTCGCCACGGCCGAGAGCATGGCGCACCTGCTCGCGCAGCCCGGCCACCTGCTGCTCGTCGCCGTCGACGACGCGGACGCGGTGGTCGGCTACGCGCACGCCGAGACGCAGGTGACGCCGGCGTCGCCGTACAAGCGCGCGGCGGCGCTGCTGCACGTGCACGCGATGGCCGTCGCCGGCTCGCACCGCGGCCGCGGCATCGGGCACGCGCTCCTCGCCGCCGTACGCGAGGCCGCCACGGCGCGCGGCTGCGACGGCGTGTCGCTGGAGGTCTACGCGTTCAACGCCGCGGCGCGCGCGTTCTACGAGCGGGAGGGATTTCTGGGGCTGCGCGAGCGGATGGAGCTTCGACCCTGA